The Rattus rattus isolate New Zealand chromosome 1, Rrattus_CSIRO_v1, whole genome shotgun sequence genome includes a region encoding these proteins:
- the Plet1 gene encoding LOW QUALITY PROTEIN: placenta-expressed transcript 1 protein (The sequence of the model RefSeq protein was modified relative to this genomic sequence to represent the inferred CDS: inserted 4 bases in 2 codons; deleted 1 base in 1 codon) — translation MAIGTGTAPALCSLLPHLGLFLGLALCFSPAXANDNGSCVVFDKVYSSDNVRINTTAEVSGGNTIYTMTVPVNESVGAGENNNPEGTWGGAYQKCSDSSAYDWTSLSNPAFRTTWTAPNSEDVTKVNLQVFIVINRMTATESSVRLEQIKSSILTPTPESFETSRTTTMTTAMTTAKTTAVTIAVTTATSLAICTLCSPLAGAXVFLISKLLF, via the exons ATGGCGATTGGA ACTGGGACTGCACCTGCGCTCTGCTCcttgctgccacacctggggCTCTTCCTGGGCCTGGCTCTGTGCTTTTCCCCCGC TGCCAATGATAATGGGTCCTGCGTGGTCTTTGATAAAGTCTACAGCTCTGACAACGTGAGAATCAACACTACGGCTGAGGTCTCTGGTGGGAATACAATCTATACAATGACAGTCCCCGTGAACGAGTCAGTCGGTGCTGGGGAGAACAACAACCCAGAGGGCACCTGGGGTGGAGCCTATCAGAAGTGCAGCGACAGCAGTGCCTATGACTGGACATCCCTAAGCAACCCGGCCTTCCGGACAACCTGGACAGCTCCTAATTCTGAGGATGTGACTAAAGTCAATCTGCAGGTCTTCATTGTCATTAATCGCATG ACAGCTACAGAGTCATCTGTGAGACTGGAACAAATAAAATCCTCGATCTTGACCCCAACTCCTGAGAGTTTTGAGACCAGCCGGACCACAACCATGACTACAGCCATGACTACAGCCAAGACCACAGCCGTAACCATAGCCGTGACCACAGCCACAAGCCTGGCCATCTGTACTCTCTGCAGCCCCCTGGCAGGCGC TGTTTTTCTCATTAGTAAACTCCTCTTCTAA